A segment of the Candidatus Krumholzibacteriia bacterium genome:
GCCGCCGAGCGCGCCAAGTGCGAGCTCAGCTCGAGCACCCAGACCGAGGTGAACCTGCCGTTCATCTCCGCCGACGCGAACGGTCCCAAGCACCTGAATCTCACGCTGACACGCAGCCGCTTCGAGCAGCTCGTCGACCAGCTCGTCGAGCGTACCGTGGATCCCTGCCGCAAGGCCCTGGCCGACGCCGGCATGAAGCCGGGTGACGTCGACGAGGTGATCCTCGTGGGCGGGAGTACCCGCATTCCCGCGGTGCAGGCGAAGGTGAAGGAGATCTTCGGCAAGGAGCCGAACCACTCCGTGAATCCGGACGAGTGCGTCGCCATGGGTGCGGCCGTCCAGGGTGGCGTGCTGAGTGGTGAGGAACACCTGACCGACGTGGTCCTGCTCGACGTGACACCGCTGTCGCTGGGGATCGAGACGCTCGGCGGGGTCAGCACCAAACTGATCGAGCGCAACACCACGATCCCGGTGAAGAAGTCGCAGGTCTTCTCGACCGCGGACGACAACCAGAGCGTGGTCGACATCCACGTCCTGCAGGGCGAGCGCGAGATGGCCCAGGACAACAAGACCATCGGGCGCTTCCAGCTCACGGGCATCCCGCCGGCCCCGCGCGGCGTGCCGCAGATCGAAGTGACCTTCGACATCGACGCCAACGGCATCCTGAACGTCAGCGCGAAGGACAAGGCCACGGGTAAGGAGCAGTCGATCGTCATCCAGGCCAGCAGTGGTCTCAGCGAGAGCGAGATCGACGACATGGTCCAGCAGGCCGAATCCAACGCGGAGGCCGATCGCAAGCGGCGCGAGCTGGTCGACGCGCGGAACCAGGCCGACAGTCTGGTCTACAGCACGCGCAAGACGCTCAAGGACCTCGAGGGCAAGGTCGACGACAACGCGAAGGGCGCCGTCGAGAGCGCTCTGAGCGACCTCGAGGGCGTCTTGAACACCGAGGACGTCGACGTCCTCAAGCAGAAGACCGAGAACCTGCAGACGGTCGTGTCGGCGATGTCGCAGAAGGCCTACGAGAGCGCCCAGGGCGGTCCGCAGGCCGACGAGGCG
Coding sequences within it:
- the dnaK gene encoding molecular chaperone DnaK, producing the protein MGKIIGIDLGTTNSCVAVVEGTEVKVIPNAEGQKTTPSVVGWNKDGERLVGVVAKRQAVTRPTETVFSIKRFMGRGYDEVATEISEVPYEVERNANGQVSVKVEAGEFAPPQISAMVLQKMKETAEAYLGEPVSEAVITVPAYFNDAQRQATKDAGKISGLDVKRIINEPTAAALAYGLDKKQKSETIAVYDLGGGTFDISILELGEGVFEVKSTNGDTHLGGDDFDQVVMDWLVKEFKGAEGIDLSKDPMALQRLKEAAERAKCELSSSTQTEVNLPFISADANGPKHLNLTLTRSRFEQLVDQLVERTVDPCRKALADAGMKPGDVDEVILVGGSTRIPAVQAKVKEIFGKEPNHSVNPDECVAMGAAVQGGVLSGEEHLTDVVLLDVTPLSLGIETLGGVSTKLIERNTTIPVKKSQVFSTADDNQSVVDIHVLQGEREMAQDNKTIGRFQLTGIPPAPRGVPQIEVTFDIDANGILNVSAKDKATGKEQSIVIQASSGLSESEIDDMVQQAESNAEADRKRRELVDARNQADSLVYSTRKTLKDLEGKVDDNAKGAVESALSDLEGVLNTEDVDVLKQKTENLQTVVSAMSQKAYESAQGGPQADEAAAGGAEGASDQQEKSESDDGPVDADFEVVDEDKK